One genomic segment of Hevea brasiliensis isolate MT/VB/25A 57/8 chromosome 3, ASM3005281v1, whole genome shotgun sequence includes these proteins:
- the LOC131178641 gene encoding uncharacterized protein LOC131178641 has protein sequence MAFLFNKFQEAVKVLAKSPTFARDPRQLQFEADINRLFLYTCYNRLERNVEEADAEEIIEMASKASVADQEKQVQENIHSQIENFCTAMDEILLPDMNKKSEPGEPLGQSDTASCHSGLSLAVGKSDQPTVRPAMSETRPLKSAEVSWRLKDIIGYTLGRKASQIPHKEAGQGLFVDGEADVGTVIALYPGVIYTPPYYRHIPGFPRVHAHNTYLITRYDGTVINAQPWCSWGEAHEVWNGSLVPEIRPNVQSSEKGSDQFWKMLSKPLEGIQVSCTSEVLERRNPLALAHFANHPAKGMAPNVMICPYDFPLTEKDMRTYIPNIPFGNSEETNIRRFGSFWFRSRAKKSGSDVPVLKTLVLVATRTLCDEEVLVNYRLSNSKRQPEGYTPVDEEEYRRR, from the exons ATGGCTTTTCTGTTTAACAAATTTCAAGAG GCAGTGAAAGTTCTTGCAAAAAGTCCTACATTTGCCAGAGATCCAAGGCAGTTACAATTTGAAGCAGACATAAATCGCCTTTTCCTATATACCTG CTACAATCGTTTGGAGAGGAATGTTGAAGAGGCAGATGCAGAAGAGATCATTGAAATGGCTAGTAAAGCTTCTGTTGCTGATCAGGAGAAGCAAGTCCAAGAAAACATCCATTCTCAAATTGAAAATTTCTGCACAGCTATGGATGAAATTCTTCTTCCTGATATGAATAAGAAAAGTGAGCCAGGTGAACCACTTGGGCAGTCAGATACAGCTTCTTGTCATAGTGGCCTTAGTTTGGCTGTGGGAAAGAGTGATCAACCTACTgttcgtccag CTATGTCTGAGACAAGACCATTGAAAAGTGCAGAAGTTTCATGGAGGTTGAAAGATATCATTGGCTACACACTTGGTCGGAAGGCATCTCAGATACCCCACAAAGAAGCTGGACAAGGCTTATTTGTAGATGGTGAAGCTGATGTTGGCACTGTGATTGCCTTGTACCCTGGCGTGATATACACCCCACCTTATTATCGTCATATCCCTGGATTCCCAAGAGTTCATGCCCATAATACATACTTGATTACAAGGTATGATGGTACTGTTATCAATGCCCAGCCCTGGTGTTCTTGGGGCGAAGCCCATGAAGTGTGGAATGGATCACTTGTGCCAGAAATCAGGCCTAATGTGCAAAGTAGCGAGAAAGGTTCGGATCAGTTCTGGAAAATGCTCAGTAAGCCTTTAGAAGGGATACAAGTTAGTTGTACTAGTGAGGTCCTAGAGCGGAGGAACCCATTAGCTTTGGCTCATTTTGCCAATCATCCAGCAAAGGGTATGGCTCCAAATGTCATGATTTGCCCTTATGACTTCCCATTGACTGAGAAGGACATGAGAACCTATATACCAAATATACCATTTGGCAACTCGGAAGAAACGAATATTAGAAGATTTGGCAGCTTTTGGTTTAGATCTAGGGCAAAAAAGAGTGGGTCTGATGTTCCTGTTCTGAAGACTCTCGTTTTGGTGGCTACTAGGACACTTTGTGATGAAGAAGTGCTGGTGAACTACAGGTTGAGCAACTCAAAGCGACAGCCAGAGGGGTATACTCCAGTGGATGAAGAGGAATACCGAAGGAGATGA